DNA sequence from the Trichocoleus desertorum ATA4-8-CV12 genome:
CGGGCCATGACCGTTCCTACCGCCATAGACAGAGCCGCTAAAAGCATTAGCCATTCGCCATTCTGAAACAGTTGGTGTAGTAGCTCCGATCCGGAGGGTAAGGAGGCGATCGCAAAATTTCCTTGCAGTAACCCCCAAATCCATTCATCGGGTAGCCCTAGCAAGCTAATCCCCAACACCCCTAGGCTTAGACCGAGCCAACCCCATAAACCAATGTGTTCGCCAAACAACCAACAGGCCAGCAGAGCCACAGCCAATGGCTGAGAGTCAATCATGACTGAACCCAACCCCGCACTGGTTCGGGTCAAGCCTTCCGCTAAAAAGCCTTGAAATAAGGCTCCATCTACCAAGGCAAAATTCAGAATTCCTAGCCAAGCTGCCCATCCCCGTGGTTGCGGTCGTTGCATCAGCGCTGCGATCGCTAAAATCATCATCCCCGCAGGCACCAAGCGCACCCCTGCTAAAAACATAGGGGTAGTCTGCGGAATGACTCCTTTCATTGCTACCATCGCCGTGCCCCAAAGGAAAAAAGGCGCAATCAAGAGGAGCGGTGCTACAGCTAACTTTGAGTCAGAGGGTTTTAGAGGCATGCAATAACTCCGGGAAAGGCTGGGCGGTGCCAAACACTAAACTTGAGGCCCGCATCCTGATCTGATCTAGGATGCTGAGTGTTCGAGAGAACTGAGCCACAGCTCGTGACAGCTCGTAGTAGGTCTTTACTGAT
Encoded proteins:
- a CDS encoding EamA family transporter; protein product: MPLKPSDSKLAVAPLLLIAPFFLWGTAMVAMKGVIPQTTPMFLAGVRLVPAGMMILAIAALMQRPQPRGWAAWLGILNFALVDGALFQGFLAEGLTRTSAGLGSVMIDSQPLAVALLACWLFGEHIGLWGWLGLSLGVLGISLLGLPDEWIWGLLQGNFAIASLPSGSELLHQLFQNGEWLMLLAALSMAVGTVMARLVFRHADPVTATGWHMILGGLPLFAFSSLWESDQWVHLDFSGWMALSYSTIFGSAIAYGLFFYFASSGSLTSLSSLTFLTPVFALLFGNLFLAEVLSPLQWFGVGLTLVSIYLINQREAIAQKLQRSAVAEPTALTEGNTSPVERSPQPASNISNITRVPLPVTESES